From a region of the Bacilli bacterium genome:
- the rplD gene encoding 50S ribosomal protein L4 — MPKVALFNTSGEQIGDIELSDAVFGIEPNEHVVHDAVVMQQASLRMGTHKVKGRSEVSGGGKKPWRQKGTGRARQGSIRAPQWKGGGIVFGPTPRSYSYKLPKKVRRLALKSVLSAKVKDNEMIVLDQLSFAKPKTKEFVAVLKNLNVERKALVVGAEYDDNVALSIRNVPGVKFVTAEGINVLDVIGHDRLIMTKDAVAKVEEVFA; from the coding sequence ATGCCTAAAGTGGCTTTATTTAATACAAGCGGCGAACAAATCGGCGATATCGAATTGTCCGACGCCGTATTCGGAATTGAACCGAACGAGCATGTTGTGCATGACGCTGTTGTGATGCAACAAGCATCATTGCGCATGGGCACGCACAAAGTGAAAGGACGCTCGGAAGTAAGCGGCGGCGGCAAAAAACCGTGGAGGCAAAAAGGCACCGGACGCGCCCGGCAAGGCAGCATCCGTGCCCCGCAATGGAAAGGCGGCGGCATCGTATTCGGCCCGACGCCAAGAAGTTATTCCTACAAGTTGCCGAAAAAAGTGCGCAGACTTGCGCTGAAGTCCGTGTTGTCCGCCAAAGTGAAGGATAATGAAATGATCGTGCTTGACCAATTATCGTTTGCCAAGCCGAAAACGAAGGAATTCGTAGCCGTTCTGAAAAATCTGAACGTTGAACGCAAGGCGCTGGTCGTCGGAGCGGAATATGACGATAACGTCGCATTGTCGATCCGCAATGTTCCGGGAGTAAAATTCGTTACCGCTGAAGGTATTAATGTGCTGGACGTCATTGGGCACGACAGATTGATCATGACCAAAGACGCGGTCGCCAAAGTGGAGGAGGTATTCGC